aaaaaaaaattgttggatGCATCATGGCTTGCAGTTTCCAAGTGACGTAATATTTCAttgttcttgttcttcttcaACTAGCACCTACCTCACGCGCAGTTTTTGCCCAATGGCAGTATTCCCCATATCACCTTCGCCACGGGCCTCCTGAAACTTCTCTGGGACTCGGCCGAGCGATTAGGAATTCGGTAAGCTTTCATCAAATATAATAGCCATCCTTTTGCCAAAAACGCACTCGTAATGTATAGATATTATTTATGCGGCGTGCAATTGTCACGAACGAACACGCTTTAGAACTATTTTGTCCATGCCTTCTGGTAATGTGGACACCTGGATACGATTAAGTAAACAAATAATCTCACGTCTTTGGTATTGTGGGAGGAAAGTATGCTTGCAGTTCTTTTTGTGTTAATGCCGACGCTTTGCATAACAATCAAACGCGCTAAATTAttcaaaaacagcaaacattgcAAAAGACGAAGGATAAGATGAATAAATGCACGGGACCAgaggtgcatttttttcttcttgctgttgctttttgcgctgtttttagatCGTGGAACAACACCAACCCGCCCAACTTACTAAACTGGTAAATAACGTTGTAGCACTCTAGGCCAAAAAGAGGTACAACAGGAGTAACTGCAGCATTTAGCCTTCGCGTGAACGGTTACTGCGCGGGTTCGGGGAGAGTAACTATAGCTGATCTCCCTTTGCAATTAGTCTCGGAAGGAGTAATCTGTAGTCTTTGACGGACTAATGATTGCGGCAACGCACTTAGTTCTCAGAAGGTCTGACCACTATACTCTGTCTACTCCCTTCTGTCTAATAGCATAGACATAAATggtgtgttcctctgataggcgcaTGTCCCGTTGCCTATCTTCGATGTGTCGTCCTCCACCGTTTCAGTCATCACACAGCGCTATGTAATCGGGTTCGAATGTTTGCTTTCATGATTGTGATTTTTTGTTTTGCTAACAGGCACAAGACAACCATCCTCGCCAATCCTGAGTGGGGTGTCAAGATGTCTAATGGCTCCTGGACAGGATTCATCGGGGAACTGCAGAGGAATGTAAGGTCTTGCAGTTATTGTACCAATCACTACATTACGTGCATCGACGCATCCGTATTTACGCGAACTATCAGTCAATCCCTCTGTGGTTGTAAGTTACCCTTGTGGTAAATGACGAACTTGTGCACTGCTCACCGTTCTCAAATTGTTTCGAGCGTTTTTGAGGCTGGCATAGAAGACAGCCTTTCTGCTTCGCAAAGCTTGTTTTTTCATATCAGTTGTCTTGagctctatagtcggatacacctGATGTCTGCAGTGAAACTCCGCTTACATTCAGGACCGTCGCACGGAATTCCTGCACGACAAAAACTAGTCGGTTGTTAAAACTAGTTACCTAAACAAgagacgaaattataagctcaaaaATTTTGATGCATGGCTTGTCAAACATCAAAAGCTagcagtcaaacattaaaaaggtAAATTCGTCTACTGTTGTGATTgactagcggagtaatacaagacGCCCCGGGCCGTgtcccagtgttaccaactgctgttttcttaCTTTGTACCCTATTATTgttagcttatatatatatatatatatatatatatatatatatatatatatatatatatatatatatatatatatatatatatatatatatatatatatatatatatatatatatatatatatatatatatatatggagacTTTCTACAAGTTACTATTAAGAATATGGAAGTTTAATACATGCGCAGTCCGCTCAACGCACCGCTCGCGCATACGCGCGGACACTCAATGCTGCTCCACAAACTCATCTCGCTCGTTTCACGCTCCGGCTCTGGACCACTCAAAGTGTGTCTTATTTATTCCTGGTCTGTGTCAAAGTTGACACACACATAAATACATTCAGAAAACACGCGGAGAAGAGACAGATAAAACTTTAATGTCCACTGGTGTGGGCTGCTAGCCCGGGCCAGGCACGGCCTCATTGCACTAGATGTCTTACAGTCCATGTCACTGCAGAACATTCGAGGCCCGCGTGGTCTTCTGCCGGTTCGGGTCCGTCGCGCGCAGTGAGGCCTTCCATTCCTCCCAGGTGGAGAGGGGTATGATCAGCGGGGCACTCCATGAGTATATGTGTCAGGGTAGCAATGGGGTAGAATCACAACGAACAGGATGGGGTGAAGGCACCCGGATGCATGCGGGATAGCAGGTAGGGGGTGGGGAGGGTTCAGGTCTGCAGACGGTGCCACAGGATTTGGTGGTGGATGGTAAGGGATGAGTGGGGTGTAGGGTAGAGCTTCCGCTCGGCTCGATAGGCCTGCGTCAGCTCGCAGAACGCATGCATGCGCTCTATCCAGTCGCCCTGGCCCGTGTCAGCCGCCGCCCGGTTTATGAGTTGAACACGTGCAAAAGCCTCCCTCCCAATAAACGTCGGGGACGGAGCCGTCCCGCGCCCGAGCTCCGGCCATTCCTTTGAAATCGGGAGCACTGTTTCGAGGCCCAACGCGCCCGCTGCAGCTCTCGCCTACCGATTCTCGCACGGGAAAAAAGAACCCCACCTCCTCGCTTTTAAGAATAGAGCATGGTCGTCTAGGAAACAAACATATAAAATGAAAATGATGTTCGGTAACACTATAGTGTCGGTTGCGTATGCTAATAAAGCGCGTTACTGTTCGATGCataacccgccgcgatggctcagtggttaaggcactcgtctactgatccggagtacccgggttcaaacccgaccgcggcggccgcatttcgatggaggcgaaacgcaaaaggctaccgtgttctgtgcgatgtcagtgtacgttaaaaacctcaggtggtcgaaattatttcggagacttccactacggctacggcacctcctccttttaagagcgttagctcttactcatcacgtttcgagatttcgtggggtctgctaccaccctgtgatcacagtgccatctgtggcagcaactagaagaCAGCAtgtctcgcattgagacttgtagcgccatctacaatggcATTGTAGAAAAAACCACAtgccacgtgcaaatgatgacgtcacggttcaatatagtggatagaggtggaactatgacGTCAGGAggcgaaatggcggcatagtttcggtttctcgagtacaaaatggcggccattataattggttgtgccctcccatccctttccctcctcactccctcttttatcccttcctttagggcgcggttcgggtgtccatcgagatatgtgagacagttactgcgtcatttcctttcttcaaaaccaattttcaattttttttggaTGCCTACGTGTCCAAGTAACTCGAAGTCAGCGCGAAAAAGGGAGGGAAGAACAGAGGGCACGTAAGCGCCGGACGCGTCAGCGTTATCTGTTTCACGGCGTGTTTCGTcccttttatttgttttcttttttagcttCGAAAAAAATTGATTCACGCAGCGCGACAGAAAGAGAGCTGCATGCATTCGTAAGCGAATGACTCTACAACTTGTCCATTCGTCTTCTACGcgaacgctaaggcacccgtgtgctgtgcgatgtcagtgcacgttaaagatccccaggtggtcgaaattattccggagccctccactacggcccctctttcttcctttcttctttcactccctccttcatcccttcccttacggcgcggttcaggtgtccgccgatatatgagacagataccgcgccatttcctttccccaaaaaccaattattattattattaacgttaTCTATACACCGACCAAGGCACATCTGCACCGTCGGCGGACCACACTTTCATGTCCCAACGCCACAGAACACCATGTCACTGTCTCCCACTGCCATTTTTACACCTGCTGCCTCCTTCCTTCGCCTCATAGCAGCTGCAAGACCAGCTGGTCCTCGCGTGTTAAGACCGCTACCAACTTTGCGGCTAGCACTGAAGTATGCAATAAAGTGtatcctctctttctctctctctctgaattgATTTTTTAGCTGAAATTAAAATAATtcgtagggttttaacgtagttaagctGAGTAGAGGTCCGAAAGCATGTGTTGACTCTTTGCCTCTTCTTTCCGGCACTTGCGTGTGCACGCAAGCGCGTTtccgctcttcatcttcacatcctccctccactcggcggcagctggcgtgacgccctcctcccattggctacagctggcgcgacgctgctgTAAACttagcaaggcggaaatttgggcgagttggtaagtattcatcatttttgctcacagcgcgaCAGGAACGGTACACGAGACGAAAGATTAACACAAAGCACTGactatcaactgttttttttttaattgaagaaTGAAaggcgtatatatacagacaatgaaagGCTTATCAAGACAACAAATGTAATCTGGAAGCCACGTGGGAGGCCAGATAACTCAATTCCCTGTCGGATAACGCAATGGAATGGCTGCTGATACACATCGTACTGTTGCAGTGAATATAGAAGGCCTCCATACCTCGCGTGTTTATCGCTGTGTCGGAACAgtatgcgcgtgttcttgtaatcaggAACGCATTTTCGCTCCATGCATCGAAAAGTCGACTGGGCAAGGGGGTCAccttttgctctcctttctgTGTAATCTTTCTCATGCTTACATTGGCATTTACTGCAGTGGGCGCCTGTGTGGGAAAGGGGTTCATTTTTTCATTGTGTTCTCATGCTCCATTAGACGTTTGTTGAcacacctgccagtctggccaatgtacatggcactgtatgtacagtactcacggattgaaataggacattcgggcgctagccttgcagtgccacgcaggcatgtggtaaaccacaggccggctgattggctactggaaggaacaattctgctttgtagatgttctccctctcacgccataccacaatgcaccaccttggttccatgagcgtctacgggcggcgctccatgaagcgacggccacgcgctccgaatgtcctatttcaatccgtgagtactgtacatgaacACGGGCATCATGTTCCGACACAGCGATAaactaacacgcgaggtaatggcgTCCTTCTATACATTCACTACAATGGTACGATGTGTACCAGCAGCCCTTTCATTGCATTATCCGAGTGGGAACTGAGTTATCTGACCTCCCGCGTGCCTTCCAGATTACTTGtgttgtcttgataagtctttcattgtctgtatatatacgcctttcgttcttcaataaaaaaaaacagttgacagtcagcgcttgtttgtgctagtctttcgtctcgtgtcccgttcttgttgcgctgtgagcaaaaattatGAATCCTGTAAACTTCCCCGAGCTTCCCCCCATTGGCTGCAGTTTGCGCGACggtcctccgaactaacccgagcttaccgggattactccgaggcttcacacaagattcttggttgcgTTTGACGTCATTAAGTAGTGCTTCCAcgctgaaagagaaatgaacTTGGGTGGGACATGTAACGCGCAAAACTGGAGACCTGGGGTCTATTAGAGTGTCAAAGTTTCGGTTTATGGTTCGTGGGAGTTtagcgtcctaaagcgactcaggctatgagagacaccgtagtggagggcttcggaataatttcgaccacttggggttctttaacgtgcactgacatcgcacagtacacgggcctctagaatttaacctctgtcaaaattcgaccaccgcggccgggatcgattccgcgtctttcggatcagcagccgagcgccataaccactcagccacctcggcggcacGTGAATACGAAGATAACTCAACCGAGAACGACCTATCACACTGACGGAGCTGGCTTTCTGCATTAATGTGGCCACTGCTGTCGCTGAGCAGAACAGCAGGTAACTGGGAGACGAACGCGTCTTTCAGGCATTGAACTATGGAGGCTGTTGATGATAAGGACGCTGTCCTAGCCCGTATGTGCTCGTGAGCCACCGACCAAGGTACACACCCTGAGCATTGAACCGCAGGAGAGCGACGTCTCCTTCACGCTCTTCTACCCGACCAACTCGCGCAACGAGGTGGCCGAGCCGACGTCCAGCATCTGGGCCGAGGACGTGGTCATCCTGGGGGGCTTCGGCAACGACACCTCCGAGAGCAGCAGCATCGCCTCCTCCCTGACGGTCTTCGAGCCTGATGTGAGAGTCGTCAGTTCTTCCGCGATGGCATAGCGCTAATGGGTTCCTTAAGCGGCCTGCGGGTCCTCTCTCGATATCACTTCGCAGCCAAGACACAAaaggcctccctttaaccaaCTCGAACGAACATGCTTCGATAGCCGTAGTGTACGGGAAATGTGTGCTCATAAATTGTAAGGACGCAGTTCTGTTCTCTGATGTCTTGCAACAAACCTTGAAAAAGCGAATTTGTTTGACTCCTGATACCATACGATACCTTACCGAAGTGCAATATGTCGATGAACCTCGtgatacgcttttttttttctgattggacTGCAGAGCTTATGGAAAACTAGAATTTTGGACCGGCACTGTGAACCAGCTGGTTCGGCAAAATCTAATTTCTGCCATATGATTGTTCTTCTGAGAGAAGTGTATGAACGGACTGACGgacagcgtccgcctcgcatgcgggaggtgctaggttcgatccccagtgccgccgggtacccaccggtgacacaatgggtacaagctttcctctggtctggcgctcggcttctttagggtgaactgcttgggaaatgggtcttttaccccaccttgagcagaagaaaataactagtgtcatggcgctctttggccacagatgcccatGCGCCGTAAAAATCCATCGTCCTCATCATCATCGGACAGACTTTAAACCGACTTGGCACCCCCTGTTGGTGGTGGGCTCAGCCTTACCTCCCGTCTAGTGCTCTTTTGCTCTGccttttttttatgtatttcgtgccatttcctaaaagctttgcaaaTAGTTCTCGTACATAGAACATATTTTCTGTGTAGTAAATATCATGTTTTAAAAAGTGCCTCTATGGCCTAGGTTTAGCGTGTCTGACTCGCCACTCAAGGGCCACAGGTTCGATTACCATCTAATTACCATAATTTTTGTTTCTAGtgcaattcatttactttacaTTCTTACATGTCGTAGTAGCATCTGAGTCATGTTGCGACTTTGTCATCGCAGTTTCTGTAATGTATTGATCACTTTTCAGTTCGGCAGCTCCACGTGTGACGTCCttaccctctcgaccaatcatcaATCTGGGTTTTCTCGACACGTCAACTACAGCGCCGAGTTCTCCTCTGAACGGGACCCCTAACACTGTCGCATTAATATGTTCGTTTTGCTTGGAACAAGAGCGGCGGAAAAGCTACCTGCCGGAATGTTGTAGCACTACATTACTCGCAACCAGTGACTACATAGTTTCCCCAGGTCGCGTGCTCATCAGGTTCCTCATGTAATTAGTACACAAGGTTTGCATGCAAATGGCTGGAGGACAGTGCAATACAGTATTTCGCCTCAAATTTCATGCACTTCTGTGTACTTTTTTATCACTCAGAGTTTTCTCGCCTGCTTTTATCGAAATATCTTACTTTATACCTTACTGCACTCTCCTTAACGTGTGCGTTAGGTCATGCACACAGATTCCTCAGAGTGCGATGGAGCACTCTAAGTAGAAACCGCATGGCTTTTGGCTGCACGTCATATATGTTTTGTAATTACGCTGAGATAATTATATTTCAGGGCAACACCGGCTTCGATGGtaacaacagaaaaaaacacactaAGCTGCATGAACTAATGACATCGAAGTGATGACGTGTAGTAAGAGAGTTCAAACAAGTCCAAAGCGGTAAATATTTACTTGGAGGCAAGATGACTAGAAAAATGAGATAAATtacgaaaaaaataaatacgaaGGAGCCATTCTTGACTCATAACGGCAGCGAAGGAGCACAAACACAAGAGAAGCACGCACACGTTCGTCCgtgtatttgcattttttttcttgtgttcgtgCTCCTTCGCTGTCGTTATGAATCAAGAAAGTAATCAACAAGCCTCAAAACTTGTTTTAAACGAATGAGCCATATAGTTAGTTTCTGAATATAAAGGAAAAAGAAGTGTTAGTATGTTTAATTTTCTTACTCGCTACGGATTTTGTTACGCATAAAGATGTGATCCGCATACATGCGTTCAAATCCAACGTGTTTGCGATTTGTTTGTGAACAGCGTAAATATTCTCTCCGCATGTATCATGCCGAACCCGTTCGTCACGTGCTAACGAATTTCgggggaagaaagagagagagagagagagggtttattgataggaagggcagagaggttttcctgaaaaataaatatctggcctgctactctgctctgggggacgggaagaggagataaaagaaggtcacgatgggggacgatgatgatgggaggaggcggatgaaaaactactttaaaaaaaaggcacattttctgacatcacaaagttCGGGGGAAGGGACCAGCGTCAATCCGTTGTACAGCGGCAATTCTTCCCTCTCCTTAGCCATGTCTGAAATAAAGACTGTGACTATGACGTGTCCATGGAATATATTACGAAATACAACAAAAATCACCACTTTTCTCCCACGCTTCGCCGAatctagctattttcctagaggATACTTTCCACAGGCCAATGCTAACAGAAAGCGCATAATTCAGTAAGCTGCTTCAAACGTGCTCTGAGCCTCGTACTCGATGTGACACTGCGAGTACAATGGTCGTTCAGAACAAACTTTAATTACTATGCCCTCTAATTTAAAATCGCGTATCAAAGTATACAACTGACTATCTTACTGCAGTATGGCGCAAATTAAACGACAAGCTGCATACAAGCTGTATTTCCACGCCCGCAGGTATGGATAGCTCTTGGAGTCTTTCTTCTTCTGCTGACTCTGATCAAATCGCTGGCCCCGGGTTCCTCCCAGAAGTTCATCTCAAGACTGTTGGAAAACCTGCTCACGCTCGCACGATGCATTTTTCTTCAAGGTAGGCAGCCGGCCATTCCGATGCTTGAGATGTTGTTTACAAAGCGGTGACAAACCGTTTACCAGTTGCCAGTCTCtatcagcaatgatgctgtcagGAAAAACACAATGAACAGCTTAAGCTGGTTGGTTACGGATGCTACACCCCGCAGtcataataaaagaaaaaaaaacacagtggaGGATAATACAAATGAGGCGGCGGCGTGGTATGCGATGGTGTTTGCAcgattcatttttcttttctttttgcttcttgATGATAACTGGCTGTATGCTCCTCGATCTCTACGTCGACAGCCGTTCCGCTCAAGTCGGCATAGCAGTGTGCGCTTAAACTAAATCGCTTTTGAGCACAGCTCTCTTGCTGAATATCTGAGATTGCCGCTGGTCATTGGTCTGTGGCCAAACTACAGTCTATTACAGTCTTTTCGCCGGTGCAGTACCGTCGATGAACGCCTAGTTAGTGTTAAATAGCCAAACTTATTCCAACTTCGTTTCACTTGGAAAAACTACCGCGAGGctagttcctcagggaggagacAATTCAGCAGACGCCGACATGAGGTGACTGGCAAGCAATCTTTCGCTGATTGGCAATTTTAGGCAGTCCCCTTCATAATGCACCGAACAGCGCAATGACGTAACCGTAACGCCTTCCGCTCCTTTTGTAGTGACAGATTAAATAGGAGGTAACTCTGGTTTCGCTGACATCGAAGGCAGCTGGCTTACGGCACGGTTGGAATTTACTGAGAGAAACCCTGATCCTGCAAACCTAACAGGacagatgatgctgatgatgataatagcCCTCTTCAAGTTTCACGCTCACGCACTAGTTTCAAAACGTTTTCAAAGCCACAGTATGTTACAGACAGTAGCCTACCGGCACTACCTTCCCCACCACACCGCAGCTGCCACGAAGCTGTCATCCTGTACAGCGCGAAACTTTTGCCGCTAAACGTGATAAGGTGAAATTTTAAAACTTTTCCTGTGATTTGGTTGGAATGAGAACTAATTATACCGCATCATCCTGTGACGTGTATCAAGACGCGATCGCATTGTCTGGCTCACCGCAGCGAGCGCCTGCGCGGCCCGGGGCTCGTCTGGCCGAGTGGCGGTGGCCTTCTGGTGGCTGGCCATGCTGGTGTTCGCCAACGTGTTCACGGGCAAGATGAAGGCCGGTCTGACCGTGCGCCACCGCAGTGGACACCGCATCGACTCGGCCGCCCAGCTGGCCTCCCGAGAAGACGTCAGGGTTTTCATGCTCCGGGGGCCAGCCtacccgctgctgctggcggtgAGTGTGTGCGTTCACGCAAGGTTCATCTCGGAGGAGTTTCAACGGGTGCTGGCCTATGCATGCAGCGGGAAGTGAAAGCAGGTTCTGGAGCGTGTCTATATATAGCACTGCCTATTTACTCATGCTAAACCTTGCGGGGCCGCAACTTAGAGGCAAACAAAAAAAGTTACAGGCGATCAATGCGAAACATGCAGAGGtgcatgcgttagcattagagtaTGCCTGCCGTTTGCGCCTCCCGTATGCAGCTTCAGCGGCTCGACGACCCATTTGCGTCTTTTGATTTGCTTGCGCCATGGGTTTCTAGTACCGGAGGACTTGTGGAAGCGTCTGAGTGGGTGGCGGGAGGAGCCTTCTGGAGGTTGGCTGAGGTGGGTGGAGATTGTTAGAAAGTGGAGGTTGGTATTGGGCGATGGGTGGACGCTCGTGAgatatattgtcacgtggtggtggcTGCAACCcagagagcagaaagacagcgaGAACGGCGTCTAAATAAAACTCTATTCGGGCTGACCTGCTTCCGCAATACACTGAGTCACTGGGCGGCGGCGTGGCAGCAAGCGTtctcggcggtcgttgaacagattgtccgccgctctcggccgtgctcaatttaaagctgatagcgaactttcgagataaagcgtgcataGTTGctacaacattccggaacaacgtagaatcgactccgcctggatgcgatcaatcgagataaatctgatcGCGTcgtgcatcgcaaacaaagcgataacgctgcgtgccggcagctttgaagaatgaacaaacaaacactacaaagatgcgcggaattactcccctctcaaagaagcatcggcccaTGCTTTAAAAGAGAAGGCGACTAAAAATGGATTGTGAAAAATAAACACCGAGTGTGGAAACACAGTGTCCTTTAGCGcccataatagggctttagacggacgacatggtcGACTGCTGGTCGTGCGGGGCGTTCCTGGGATGCATCCATTTCGTCAGGGACGACCTCATAGTCCAGTTCACTTAGgtgacgaagaaccttgtatggGACGAAAAAGCGTCGCAAatgcttttcactcaatccgcggcggCGATTGGGTGCTGCACCCAGTACTGTGCATTCGTAGTAACCTGTAGCTTCAGGAGAAAGGAAACGTCGATGCTTTGGTGGAGTGACATGTGATCTTTTAGTTTGCTAGGATAGAGGTGCCGGGTTTTCGCATCCAGCAGCATATACTTAACGTGATTGATAATGATTGCGGCGACGAATAGACTAGGTCTATAGTCCCATGTGCGCGTTGAAGTGTTCGAAAGCGGCTCGTTAAGTGAATGGTCATGCCGAGATAACtcgaaaaagaaagagaagcagaTTGTTAGCAGCAGGCAGACGCGTCGACCTGACTTCTGCCCCGTGAGCATGATCGAGAGCACGGGCGTTTTACCGACGGTGATCGCAGTTGTCTCCGCGGATGAATGACCGCCTAGTGTACCGCAAGCTGAAGCCCGGCTCGCTGGTGCCCTACCGGCGGCTGTGGTCCGCGACCGTGCTGGACCAGGTGGTCGAGGGCAAGGCGGTGATCGTCGGGGACCGCACCACGCTGGTGTACCAGGCGGCCAAGAGGTGCCGCCGCTACCCGCACCACGAGTTCTACATCGGCCGCGAGCGCCTCTTCTCGCACCCGCTGGTCGTGTACTACAACCGCCGCAACGTCCGCCTCCTCATGAACGCCTGGGAGCGAAGGTGAGCTCTCCTGCGCTGGCTGAGGAGCACGCAGGACGCCATGGCTGCTGCTGGCCCACAAAAGCATAACTGCTTTTATAGCGACAGCTgtttaggcgcccgtccctggcttgcgcgtcgccgtTGCTGTAACCGGTAGGTGCGTTACGATGGTTACCACGGCAACCCGGGTATGGTTATCATCTCGCATGACGTCACATAGGATGTGGTGTTAAGGCCTTTATTAATGCTGTGCGTCACGTCGTCTGATGTCACCTTATGTACGTCAACCTGGCTCGAATACCCTtcaggtggctctgtttg
This portion of the Amblyomma americanum isolate KBUSLIRL-KWMA chromosome 10, ASM5285725v1, whole genome shotgun sequence genome encodes:
- the LOC144107365 gene encoding uncharacterized protein LOC144107365; its protein translation is MAYTAGPVLRISTMNHLPHAQFLPNGSIPHITFATGLLKLLWDSAERLGIRHKTTILANPEWGVKMSNGSWTGFIGELQRNESDVSFTLFYPTNSRNEVAEPTSSIWAEDVVILGGFGNDTSESSSIASSLTVFEPDVWIALGVFLLLLTLIKSLAPGSSQKFISRLLENLLTLARCIFLQASACAARGSSGRVAVAFWWLAMLVFANVFTGKMKAGLTVRHRSGHRIDSAAQLASREDVRVFMLRGPAYPLLLALQRLDDPFASFDLLAPWVSSTGGLVEASEWVAGGAFWRLAELSPRMNDRLVYRKLKPGSLVPYRRLWSATVLDQVVEGKAVIVGDRTTLVYQAAKRCRRYPHHEFYIGRERLFSHPLVVYYNRRNVRLLMNAWERRRSRLTEAGVVLKWHAETVSSGGDFSRCPRVDVGERDNLDFDNLRSVFLLLLAGHGLATAVLLAEAVLATLVRCYGANAPRNGTTVQHRHHARHRKGARTTKRRPNAFLGIARQ